One Pseudoalteromonas rubra genomic window, GTTGTTCGCCTGCCGCTGTCGGGCGCATTTTTCGTGTTGTTCGCTCCAGTAGTCGGGTGTTTAAGTGCTGCTCCAGCTGGGCTACATGGCGGCTGATATTGGATGTGGGCAGCTGGCGATGTTGTGCAGCCTGCTTAAAGCTTAACTTTTCATAGACTGCGGCAAAGCTCAATAGCCATTGAATATCGGTCCTTTCGATCATTCACTATCTCAATAAATGGGATTTACAAAGTCATAATACCATATTTATCCCACTAAGCTGCTTTGTCACACTGCACTCAAGATATTGAATGGAGTGAATAATGCAGAAAAAACGAATTGCGATTATAGGGGCTGGCGTTGCTGGTATGGCACTGGCTCTGCTGGTAAGCAAACAAGGACATGAAGTGAAGGTGTACGAGCGTGCAGCCGCGCACAGGGTGATGGGAGCTGGCGTTACGTTGTGGCCCAACGCGATGTTTGTGTTAGAGCAAATGGGGTTAGCATCGGACATCATTCGAGCCGGTGGGACACCCGAGTTTGTGTGTCAGTATGACCGCAGTGGAAACCGGCAAAGTGCGCTGGATATTGATGAGCTAAATCGACTTAGTGGTCACGCGACTGTGACCATATTGCGCCGTGATTTGATACAGATACTGGGTGACGCCCTAAGCGCGCAGGGGATATCTATTGCATTTGCAACCACAGTGACTGAGCAGGATATAGATAAGCTCAGACAGACATATGATTTAGTCGTTGGTGCTGATGGGAGGATGCACTCGGTGGTGCGTCAGGCGCTATTTACATCGCCAGTGTCACCGTGCTATCAGGGGTTTATCAATGTGATAGGGATCAGTCAGCTTCAGCCTGGCATCTTACCAAACAGTATTGGCGACTTCCGTTATTCTGGTGAACGTTTCGGCATCGTGCCTGTAAAGCCGGATATGTATTACTGGGCAGGGGCGTGGCGCACACCGCTCGATAAAAGTTGCAGTCAGCGCGATTGGCTGTGCGAGTTAAAACAGCGATTTGGCGGATGGGCTGAAGCGGTTCAATCTGTTTTGAGGCACGCTGAACCGGGCTCTGTCAGGGCTATTTTTGTGCATGATTTAGAGCCACTTCCATACTGGCATAAAGACAATGTCGTTGTAATCGGTGATGCCGCGCACGCTGCATTACCGACTTCAGGGCAAGGTGCGTGTCAGGCACTGGAAGATGCCTGGCTGTTGAGCTGCCTGATGTCACAGCAGCACGATTTCAGCGTGGTGCTCGGCAGGTTTTATCAGCTGAGGATAGAAAAAGTGACTATGGCCCAGGTTGCTGGGCGGCAATTGGCGCAGCAGCTGTTTTGCGGGTATCGTGAGGCATCGACCGCGCCGTCAGGTGTATCCCTGGCTCAGCTAAGTCAGCTATGGATGCAGGGGCTGACTTAGCATAAGGGTTGGATAGGTCTGCTGGCGTTGCAACAGAGTGAGACCCTAAAGGCGGTTATTCAGGCGGGTCTGCGGGTACCTCTTTACGCTTGCGCTGCTCTTGCTTCGCCTTTGCCACATTTTTAAATACGGGCGGTGGAATAGGAAACAAAGATAGCAATGGGAAGATTGCCATGACCAGATAAGCTGCTTTTGGCATCCCTTTGGCCCATTTCACTATCCTGATCAGACACCAGAGGCTGAGTACACTCAGTGTGAGAATCAGCCCTGCTGTTAGCATTGTCTGTATCAGAGACAGAGCGTCGTTGTTCATCAGCGTTATTCCTTTTACTTAGTTATACATCTTAATAGGTACGTGCTGGCTAAAAATCAAGCAGCTTGTATTGTGCTGAGATTGTTCAGAAAATCTGATTATGGTGCTTTTTTGATATAAGATTAATCCATTATTCCTATTTTTATGTTGCTTTTTTGTGTTTAAACACGCATCATGACCTCAGATTGCAAAGATAATAATGGAAGCACTCACTCCTAATGGAATAGGAAATCGCATCATACAGCGGAGGTAGATGTGTCATTACTTTGTGTTGTATTAGCCTGAATTTGGATGAACCGAACGAGTTTATTACCATGCTAAAAACATCACTTTCTTTGATTGCCCTGGTGGCGTCTTCTGTTTCTTACGCGAATACTTGTAGTGGCCAGCTATATGGCATTAATGCGGGTCGTGGCGATGTGGGGATTTTATTTGGTCTGAACGAACAAGATAACAGTGCTTACGCACAAACACTGGCGGAATTCAGTGCCTCAGCACTGGCTTATGACCCGGCCAGCAAACGCATGTATTATGTGTCAGCGCCCAGACCGTTTGAATATCAGGTTGACGTGAGTCACCTTAACCTCAGTGCAGAGCAGTTAACGCACCTTCCGATAGAAGGCAAGCGCTTTAAATATCTGCGCCTGGCATACTATGATTTTGCTACCGATACGCACACGCTGGTGGGCAGAACCTCTCAGGTGCTGAGTATGGTGTATGATCCCGAGCGCGATGTACTGCTGGGCACTGATTTTAAAAAGCTCTATGAAATAAATAAAAACACGGGTGAAGCGACAGAGCTGGGTGTACTGGGCTCGCTCAAAGGCAAGTTTCGTGGCGACTTAGTGATCCAAAATGGTAACTGGTATCTGATCACCAGTCGCAGTGTTTATCAGATAGATAAAACCACCTTCGAGGCCACTAAACTGGCGAACCATAGCCTGACCGCTGCCACAGGGGCTGCGTTAAATCAGGCCGGTGAAGTGGTTGTCAGCCGTACCCTGATCAACGACTATGGGCATGTGAATCGCTCCAAGCTATACAAACTCAATCCTCAGTCGGGTAATACCTGTTTACTGGCTACGGTGCCAGTGCGGCTCAACGATTTGGCGGTGAATACCGATCAGGCTGTGGCCTGTTACACCACACCGAGTTGTGAAACAGATCCTGAACCGACCTTCACGGTAGAAGCTGTCACTGATACGGTATCGGAAGGGGGGCAGCTCGAATATCAAGTGACTTTAAGTAATGCCTATTATCAGGATGTGACGTTCGACGTCAGTGTGCTGGATGACACCACCTCTGCCGATGATTACACCTCGCCATCTGCCAGCATCACAATTGCTGCGGGCGAAACCAGTGCGACCATTAGCATTGCTACCCTGGACGATGACAGCCATGAAGAAAGCGAGGCGCTGACCTTAGTGGTTGAGGGCGTAACACACACCAGTGGTTCCGAGACTGTTGCGGGCACCATAGAAGACAACGACCCCGCCTGTATCCCGGATAATTACACCCGCATTCATTACCAGTTTGTCAGCGAAAGCGCAGGCTACAACAATGACTGGGGTGTCCGGGTTAATGGTAGCTATGTGAAACTGCTGGACGAATACGGTGGCTCAGGCAGTTATGATGTCATTGAAGGGGCCAGTTATGACTATGTGCTATCCATTAATGGTAACCCTAACCAGCTGACCACCAATTATCGTGTTTATGGTGACAAACAGTATTGGGAAGACCAAAACGACCGCGATTATAACGACTTTATATTGAAGGTCTGGACATCCAGTATTCAAAAAGGCTGTGACTGATAAGTTCAGGACTGCCTTGGGCAGTCCTGACAATCTTGTGAGTATGGGTTACTCACCTTGTATAAAAGCCCGATATTCAGGGCCCAGATGCCTTAGCAATTGCTCACGTCGCACCTCGGTGTCATTGCCCTTCAAATAGCCTTTGATGGCATATCTTAGCGTCATAGGTTCCTTATCTTGTGGCCCGAGTATGTAGTTTGCTAATGTTTCGTCACTTTGCGTGTAGCCCAGCGCAGCCAGATTTGCAATACCATCCATAGCCGCGGCGCGAATACTCAATTCACGAGATTCGTAGGAAGGACCATGGGTGTGATCAGAAGAGATATTCGGTGCAAACGTATAGTCCGGTTTGGAGATCGCAATCTCATATAGTTTGTTGTTAGCCAGCGGGCTGTTCAGTTCACTTAGTATATGCACAGCAGACCAGCGCCGCATCTGACCTTCAACAGTAAGTGCAGTATCATCATAGATTTTGAACAGTTCAGGCACAACGAGATGGGCATTTTTGCGCAGGGTTTCCAGAGATTTAGCATATTGTTGATTTGCTTCCTCTCCCATACCAAATAAGTTATTGAGGTGGGCCTCAATCATTTGCTCTAGCTGAACGCTGCTGTAATTTATCGCACTGAGTTCAGACTGAGGATTCAAGTCTTCTGCTTCAGCAACAAGTTCGGCAGGGATCAGGCTGAACAGATCGAAAGGGTAATGTTGAATATGTACCCCTGCTTCTACCTGGATGCTTTTGGCTCTGAACTGGCCAACCTGCAACATATTATCAGGCAGGGTTGTCAGAGTGAGATGGGCATCTGGTGAAAACCATACGCCGTTAAAGGGGTGAGAGAGC contains:
- a CDS encoding FAD-dependent monooxygenase, giving the protein MQKKRIAIIGAGVAGMALALLVSKQGHEVKVYERAAAHRVMGAGVTLWPNAMFVLEQMGLASDIIRAGGTPEFVCQYDRSGNRQSALDIDELNRLSGHATVTILRRDLIQILGDALSAQGISIAFATTVTEQDIDKLRQTYDLVVGADGRMHSVVRQALFTSPVSPCYQGFINVIGISQLQPGILPNSIGDFRYSGERFGIVPVKPDMYYWAGAWRTPLDKSCSQRDWLCELKQRFGGWAEAVQSVLRHAEPGSVRAIFVHDLEPLPYWHKDNVVVIGDAAHAALPTSGQGACQALEDAWLLSCLMSQQHDFSVVLGRFYQLRIEKVTMAQVAGRQLAQQLFCGYREASTAPSGVSLAQLSQLWMQGLT
- a CDS encoding Calx-beta domain-containing protein — translated: MLKTSLSLIALVASSVSYANTCSGQLYGINAGRGDVGILFGLNEQDNSAYAQTLAEFSASALAYDPASKRMYYVSAPRPFEYQVDVSHLNLSAEQLTHLPIEGKRFKYLRLAYYDFATDTHTLVGRTSQVLSMVYDPERDVLLGTDFKKLYEINKNTGEATELGVLGSLKGKFRGDLVIQNGNWYLITSRSVYQIDKTTFEATKLANHSLTAATGAALNQAGEVVVSRTLINDYGHVNRSKLYKLNPQSGNTCLLATVPVRLNDLAVNTDQAVACYTTPSCETDPEPTFTVEAVTDTVSEGGQLEYQVTLSNAYYQDVTFDVSVLDDTTSADDYTSPSASITIAAGETSATISIATLDDDSHEESEALTLVVEGVTHTSGSETVAGTIEDNDPACIPDNYTRIHYQFVSESAGYNNDWGVRVNGSYVKLLDEYGGSGSYDVIEGASYDYVLSINGNPNQLTTNYRVYGDKQYWEDQNDRDYNDFILKVWTSSIQKGCD